The Achromobacter pestifer genome includes a region encoding these proteins:
- the flgK gene encoding flagellar hook-associated protein FlgK, with amino-acid sequence MNMYKLALGGLNAAQAGLATTSHNINNATTVGYNRQRVMVSTAGAQATSNGYVGRGVQVDTVVRSYDSFLYKQLVGAQGSGAQLQTQYNQVSAINNLFADRTVGIAPGLNNFFTSMNAVASKPADPAARQDLLGKANSLATQIRSAYTEMQNQRMGLNTQITTTVEQVNSYLSRINDLNQQISLATGRAGDGPPNDLLDQRDQAVMELNQLVGVTTYEQGDQLNVALANGGQALLSGNTVYPLQAVSSAKDVGRTVIAYTLPAGAGKTVAVELSDTEVTGGTLGGLLQFRTASLDMMQSQLGQMAVGLALSFNAQHKQGFDQNGNPGTDFFGIGSPQGIPNGQNKSNAQISGQFTNLNNINAKDYEISFDGTNYRVLRMPEGSEVFNGPATGTPATLNLENEMGVSLTISAPPQAGDKWSLAPTRDAARDISVLISDPYKVAAADGDKGDANGKNALKLAQLQNGKMLANGTMSVNDMFAQVVNTVGVQTAQVKSAAIAQANLITQKVAAQQGVSGVNLNEEYVNLSQYQEQYQASARIIDVASTMFDTLLGLRG; translated from the coding sequence ATGAATATGTATAAATTGGCGCTGGGCGGGCTGAACGCCGCCCAGGCAGGGCTGGCCACCACCAGCCACAATATCAACAATGCCACCACGGTCGGTTACAACCGTCAGCGCGTCATGGTCTCGACCGCAGGCGCGCAGGCCACCAGCAACGGCTATGTTGGCCGTGGCGTTCAGGTCGACACGGTCGTGCGCAGCTACGACAGCTTCCTGTACAAGCAACTGGTCGGCGCCCAAGGCAGTGGCGCCCAACTCCAGACGCAATACAACCAGGTTTCGGCGATCAACAACCTGTTCGCGGATCGCACCGTGGGTATCGCGCCGGGTCTGAACAACTTCTTCACCAGCATGAATGCGGTGGCCAGCAAACCTGCCGACCCTGCCGCTCGCCAGGATCTGCTGGGCAAGGCCAACAGCCTGGCCACCCAGATCCGCTCGGCCTACACCGAAATGCAAAATCAGCGCATGGGGCTGAATACGCAGATCACGACCACGGTGGAGCAGGTCAACAGCTATTTGTCCCGCATCAACGACCTGAATCAGCAGATTTCGTTGGCCACGGGCAGGGCGGGTGACGGTCCCCCCAATGACCTCCTGGATCAGCGCGATCAGGCCGTCATGGAGCTGAACCAATTGGTGGGTGTCACCACCTATGAGCAGGGCGACCAGCTCAACGTTGCGCTGGCCAATGGCGGTCAGGCCCTTCTGTCTGGCAACACCGTCTATCCGCTGCAAGCGGTAAGTTCCGCCAAGGACGTGGGGCGTACCGTCATCGCCTATACGCTGCCGGCGGGGGCCGGCAAAACGGTGGCCGTGGAATTGAGTGACACGGAAGTGACCGGCGGTACGCTGGGAGGCCTGCTGCAGTTCCGAACCGCGTCGCTGGACATGATGCAAAGCCAACTGGGCCAAATGGCCGTCGGTCTGGCGCTGTCCTTTAACGCGCAGCATAAGCAGGGTTTTGACCAGAACGGCAATCCCGGGACGGACTTCTTCGGCATTGGCTCGCCGCAAGGCATACCCAATGGGCAGAACAAGAGCAATGCGCAGATCTCGGGCCAATTCACGAATCTGAACAATATCAATGCCAAAGACTACGAGATTTCGTTCGATGGAACGAATTACCGGGTGCTGCGCATGCCCGAAGGTTCGGAGGTTTTCAACGGCCCGGCCACGGGTACTCCGGCTACGCTGAATCTTGAAAACGAGATGGGCGTCTCCCTGACCATCAGCGCGCCGCCGCAGGCGGGTGACAAATGGTCGCTGGCCCCCACGCGCGACGCTGCGCGCGATATCAGCGTGTTGATCAGCGATCCGTACAAGGTGGCGGCGGCCGATGGCGACAAAGGTGACGCCAACGGCAAGAACGCACTGAAATTGGCGCAACTGCAAAACGGCAAGATGCTGGCCAATGGCACGATGAGCGTGAACGACATGTTCGCCCAGGTCGTGAATACCGTTGGCGTCCAGACCGCGCAGGTCAAGTCCGCGGCGATCGCGCAGGCGAATCTGATCACACAGAAGGTCGCGGCGCAGCAGGGTGTGTCGGGCGTCAATCTGAATGAAGAGTACGTCAACCTGTCGCAGTACCAAGAGCAGTATCAAGCGAGCGCCCGCATTATTGACGTGGCCAGCACCATGTTCGACACGCTGCTGGGTCTGCGCGGCTGA
- a CDS encoding flagellar basal body P-ring protein FlgI — protein sequence MKQPNPISALLSLLARVCVSVGLLAGAGAAQAERLKDLASIQGVRGNQLIGYGLVVGLDGSGDQVRQTPFTQQSLTNMLSQLGITVPAGSNMQLKNVAAVMVTTTLPAFARPGQTLDVVVSSMGNAKSLRGGTLLMTPLKGADSQVYAIAQGNILVGGAGASAGGSSVQINQLNGGRISAGAIVERGVPTTFSRDGYIYVELNSTDFSTAQNVAMALNRKFGQGTATALDGRVVQVRTPMDQASQARFLSQLEDLQVTRAPTVAKVIINARTGSVVMNRTVMIEEAAVAHGNLSVIINRQNQVSQPDTPFTEGQTVVVPNTQIEVRQENGSLQRVSTSANLADVVKGLNALGATPQDLLAILQAMKTAGALRAELEII from the coding sequence ATGAAACAACCGAATCCGATATCCGCCTTGCTGTCCTTGTTGGCGCGCGTCTGCGTTTCGGTCGGGCTGCTGGCCGGCGCAGGCGCGGCTCAAGCCGAGCGGCTCAAGGACCTGGCCTCGATCCAGGGCGTGCGCGGCAACCAGCTGATCGGCTATGGCCTGGTCGTGGGCCTGGACGGCAGCGGCGACCAGGTGCGGCAGACGCCATTCACGCAACAAAGCCTGACCAATATGCTGTCCCAGCTTGGGATTACGGTACCCGCCGGCAGCAATATGCAGCTCAAGAACGTGGCGGCCGTCATGGTCACGACCACGCTGCCCGCATTCGCCCGCCCAGGCCAGACGCTGGACGTGGTGGTTTCGTCCATGGGTAATGCCAAGAGCCTGCGCGGCGGCACATTGCTGATGACCCCGCTCAAAGGGGCAGACAGCCAGGTCTATGCCATCGCCCAGGGCAACATTCTGGTGGGCGGCGCTGGCGCCTCCGCCGGTGGTTCCAGCGTGCAGATCAACCAACTGAACGGCGGCCGCATCAGCGCGGGCGCCATCGTCGAGCGCGGCGTGCCCACCACGTTCTCGCGCGATGGCTACATCTATGTGGAACTGAACAGCACCGATTTCAGCACGGCGCAGAATGTAGCCATGGCGCTGAATCGCAAGTTCGGCCAAGGCACCGCCACCGCCCTGGACGGCCGCGTGGTGCAGGTGCGCACGCCCATGGATCAGGCCTCGCAGGCGCGCTTCCTGTCGCAGCTCGAAGACTTGCAGGTGACGCGCGCGCCCACGGTGGCCAAGGTCATCATCAATGCCCGCACGGGTTCGGTCGTCATGAACCGCACCGTCATGATCGAAGAGGCGGCGGTGGCCCATGGCAACCTGTCGGTCATCATCAATCGCCAGAACCAGGTGTCGCAGCCCGACACGCCCTTCACGGAAGGGCAGACGGTGGTGGTGCCCAACACCCAGATCGAGGTGCGTCAGGAGAACGGTTCCCTGCAACGCGTGAGCACCAGCGCCAATCTGGCGGACGTGGTCAAGGGTCTGAACGCCCTGGGCGCGACGCCGCAGGATCTGTTGGCGATTCTGCAGGCCATGAAGACCGCGGGCGCCCTGCGCGCCGAACTGGAAATCATCTGA
- the flgJ gene encoding flagellar assembly peptidoglycan hydrolase FlgJ has protein sequence MAYTNDAARGASRQDSVFDMGRLSDLKRDVKKDPEGTDQQKQVAKQFEALFLQMMVKRMREATPKEGLFDSQQTQMLQSMADEQLALHLASPGIGLSGAILAQMQQGKPGELGADAVKRLGEGSDLDFRSSGPREVSALLNVMRNNSAQNRALAAAEGAPEHVVSFVSKMSRAANLASQQSGVPARLIMGQAALESGWGKREIKHQDGSTSYNLFGIKAGSSWKGQVVNVLTTEYEDGVAKKVTQPFRAYASYEESFADYARLIGNSPRYEGVTQARNEIEAARRIQDAGYATDPQYAQKLIGVMGQLRGAASKVEISRQMLEGL, from the coding sequence ATGGCTTACACCAATGATGCGGCGCGTGGCGCCAGTCGGCAGGATTCAGTCTTTGACATGGGCCGCTTGTCGGACTTGAAGCGGGACGTCAAGAAGGATCCTGAAGGGACCGATCAGCAGAAGCAGGTCGCCAAGCAGTTCGAGGCCCTGTTCCTGCAGATGATGGTCAAGCGCATGCGCGAGGCCACGCCCAAGGAAGGGCTGTTCGACTCGCAACAGACGCAGATGCTGCAGTCCATGGCGGACGAGCAACTGGCTTTGCATCTAGCCTCGCCCGGCATTGGCCTGTCCGGCGCCATTCTTGCCCAAATGCAGCAGGGCAAGCCCGGCGAGCTGGGCGCGGATGCCGTCAAGCGCCTGGGAGAGGGTTCTGATCTCGATTTCCGTTCGTCGGGTCCGCGCGAAGTCTCGGCCCTGTTGAACGTGATGCGCAACAACAGCGCGCAGAATCGGGCCTTGGCCGCGGCCGAGGGCGCTCCCGAGCATGTGGTCTCTTTCGTGTCCAAGATGTCGCGAGCGGCCAATCTGGCTTCGCAGCAAAGCGGCGTGCCCGCGCGTCTGATCATGGGGCAGGCGGCGCTGGAGTCTGGCTGGGGCAAACGCGAGATCAAGCATCAGGACGGCAGCACCAGCTACAACCTGTTCGGCATCAAGGCGGGATCCAGCTGGAAGGGCCAGGTCGTCAACGTACTGACTACCGAATACGAAGATGGTGTGGCGAAAAAGGTGACGCAACCCTTCCGCGCCTACGCGTCCTACGAGGAATCGTTCGCGGACTATGCGCGGCTGATCGGCAACAGCCCGCGCTACGAGGGCGTCACGCAGGCACGCAACGAGATTGAGGCGGCTCGCAGAATCCAGGACGCAGGCTATGCGACGGACCCGCAGTATGCGCAAAAGCTGATCGGCGTCATGGGTCAGCTGCGGGGCGCGGCATCCAAGGTGGAAATTTCTCGCCAGATGTTGGAAGGACTCTAA
- a CDS encoding flagellar basal body L-ring protein FlgH, with protein sequence MSMSVLRLVSSAALAMLVAGCAMIPPEPIVTGPTTAAPPPPPTPMAQPTGSIYQPTTYGNYPLFEDRRPRNVGDIVTIVLNEKTNASKNVATNTNRSGSANLGIAAAPSFMDSWANANLNTDAKGGNVAQGKGDSTANNAFTGTITTTVVGVMSNGNLQVAGEKQIAINRGSEYVRFSGIVDPRSITGTNTVSSTQVADARIEYRSKGVMDEVQTMGWLQRFFLMASPF encoded by the coding sequence ATGTCCATGTCTGTCCTGCGTCTGGTATCGAGTGCGGCACTGGCCATGCTGGTGGCCGGTTGCGCCATGATTCCGCCCGAGCCCATTGTCACCGGGCCGACGACGGCGGCGCCGCCGCCTCCGCCCACACCCATGGCGCAGCCCACGGGCTCCATCTACCAGCCTACGACCTACGGCAACTATCCGCTCTTCGAGGACCGCCGGCCGCGCAACGTGGGGGACATCGTCACCATCGTCCTCAACGAGAAGACGAACGCCTCCAAGAACGTCGCGACCAACACCAATCGCAGCGGCAGCGCCAACCTGGGCATTGCCGCCGCACCGTCCTTCATGGATAGCTGGGCCAACGCCAACCTGAACACCGACGCCAAGGGTGGCAACGTGGCGCAGGGCAAGGGTGATAGCACCGCAAACAATGCCTTTACCGGCACCATCACCACCACGGTGGTGGGGGTGATGTCCAACGGCAACCTGCAGGTTGCGGGCGAAAAGCAGATCGCCATCAATCGGGGCAGCGAATACGTGCGTTTCTCCGGCATCGTGGATCCGCGCTCCATCACCGGCACGAACACCGTCTCGTCCACGCAGGTGGCCGACGCCCGCATCGAATACCGCAGCAAGGGCGTCATGGACGAAGTCCAGACCATGGGCTGGCTGCAACGCTTCTTCCTGATGGCCTCGCCGTTCTGA